One Actinospica robiniae DSM 44927 genomic region harbors:
- a CDS encoding class I SAM-dependent methyltransferase, with the protein MHPNHHPDPSPHHPTRWTDHRLATAYATRIDLLDRDTAWPALTPLLTPATPRRLLGRPDAVILELGAGIAAYAHHLAEHHWTRTHAVDISPTLHRIGEQRHNDAWILRTTPDRAGRLPLRPHQCTAALAHLTLCHQPTDAHTLALLTETRRALRPHAVFAIIEPGEIGRDFQLLRYGHPHAAAEPRPGEPYPIDYTLADGTRLRTTAHHRSPDHNARLLAQAGFTLHEIRPLPLPGYGGTPFTLWTAHATP; encoded by the coding sequence ATGCACCCCAACCACCACCCCGACCCCTCCCCACACCACCCCACCCGCTGGACCGACCACCGCCTCGCCACCGCCTACGCCACCCGCATCGACCTCCTCGACCGCGACACCGCCTGGCCCGCCCTCACCCCCCTGCTCACCCCCGCCACACCCCGGCGCCTGCTCGGCCGACCCGACGCCGTCATCCTCGAACTCGGCGCCGGCATCGCCGCATACGCCCACCACCTAGCCGAACACCACTGGACCCGCACCCACGCCGTCGACATCTCACCCACCCTCCACCGCATCGGCGAACAACGCCACAACGACGCCTGGATCCTGCGCACCACCCCCGACCGCGCCGGCCGCCTCCCCCTACGCCCCCACCAATGCACCGCCGCCCTCGCCCACCTCACCCTCTGCCACCAACCCACCGACGCCCACACCCTCGCCCTGCTCACCGAAACCCGCCGCGCCCTACGCCCCCACGCCGTCTTCGCCATCATCGAACCCGGAGAAATCGGACGCGACTTCCAACTCCTGCGCTACGGCCACCCCCACGCCGCCGCCGAACCGCGCCCCGGCGAGCCCTACCCCATCGACTACACCCTCGCCGACGGAACCCGCCTACGCACCACCGCCCACCACCGCAGCCCCGACCACAACGCCCGCCTCCTCGCCCAGGCGGGCTTCACCCTCCACGAGATCCGACCCCTGCCCCTGCCCGGCTACGGCGGCACCCCCTTCACCCTCTGGACCGCCCACGCCACACCCTGA
- a CDS encoding DNA-3-methyladenine glycosylase I, with protein MDEHGVTIGEDGLARCPWGNGDPLYVGYHDQEWGRPVRGEDELFERICLEAFQSGLAWITILRKREAFRAGFAGFRIKQVAEFGDADVARLLADEGIVRNRAKINASIANARAALALGGGLTELIWGHAPKGRRKAPASTQDVPAVTAESTALAKSLKQSGFVFVGPTTAYALMQACGLVNDHLAKCHVRKK; from the coding sequence ATGGACGAACACGGTGTGACGATCGGCGAAGACGGACTGGCGCGCTGCCCGTGGGGCAACGGCGACCCGCTGTACGTCGGCTACCACGACCAGGAGTGGGGCCGGCCGGTGCGCGGCGAGGACGAGCTGTTCGAGCGGATCTGCCTGGAGGCCTTCCAGTCCGGACTGGCCTGGATCACGATCCTGCGCAAGCGCGAGGCGTTCCGCGCCGGGTTCGCCGGGTTCCGGATCAAGCAGGTCGCCGAGTTCGGCGACGCGGACGTGGCGCGGCTGCTGGCCGACGAGGGCATCGTGCGCAACCGGGCGAAGATCAACGCGTCGATCGCCAACGCCCGCGCGGCGCTCGCCCTCGGGGGAGGGCTGACCGAGCTGATCTGGGGCCACGCGCCGAAGGGCCGGCGCAAGGCGCCCGCCTCGACCCAGGACGTGCCGGCGGTGACTGCGGAGTCGACGGCCCTGGCCAAGAGCCTGAAGCAGTCCGGGTTCGTCTTCGTCGGCCCGACCACGGCCTACGCGTTGATGCAGGCGTGCGGCCTGGTCAACGACCACCTGGCGAAGTGTCACGTACGCAAAAAATAA
- a CDS encoding lysophospholipid acyltransferase family protein — translation MAEWSAVRRCADLERLGVFYAFMKVLVRRLTLVVLRPRIEGRENIPASGPVILASNHLSFIDSIIIPLVSPRRVAFLAKEEYWTTPGIKGWFMKGFFTGIGAVPVRRGDHRAAQASLDTSLEVLESGVAFGIYPEGTRSLDGRLYRAKVGVGWLALKSKAPIVPVGIVGTDEVLPVGAKFPRLIRMTLRFGEPFTADQVEFPGEAVAENSRARRAVADAVLTEIQKLSGQEYAGVYNERPVED, via the coding sequence GTGGCCGAGTGGTCGGCCGTTCGGCGCTGTGCGGACTTAGAGAGGCTTGGCGTGTTCTACGCGTTTATGAAGGTCTTGGTGAGGCGGCTGACGCTGGTGGTTCTCCGGCCGCGGATCGAGGGCCGGGAGAACATTCCGGCGTCGGGTCCGGTGATTCTGGCTTCGAATCATCTGTCGTTCATCGATTCGATCATCATTCCGCTGGTGTCGCCGCGTCGGGTGGCGTTCCTGGCGAAGGAGGAGTACTGGACCACGCCGGGGATCAAGGGGTGGTTCATGAAGGGGTTCTTCACCGGGATCGGGGCGGTGCCGGTGCGCCGGGGTGATCACCGGGCGGCGCAGGCGTCGTTGGACACGTCGCTGGAGGTGCTCGAGTCGGGGGTGGCGTTCGGGATCTACCCGGAGGGGACGCGGTCGCTGGACGGGCGGCTGTACCGGGCGAAGGTGGGGGTGGGCTGGCTGGCGCTCAAGTCGAAGGCGCCGATCGTGCCGGTGGGGATCGTGGGCACGGACGAGGTGCTGCCGGTGGGGGCGAAGTTCCCGCGGTTGATCCGGATGACGCTGCGGTTCGGGGAGCCGTTCACGGCCGATCAGGTGGAGTTCCCGGGTGAGGCGGTGGCGGAGAACTCGCGGGCGCGCCGGGCGGTGGCGGACGCGGTGCTGACCGAGATTCAGAAGCTCTCGGGTCAGGAGTACGCGGGCGTGTACAACGAGCGGCCGGTCGAGGACTGA
- a CDS encoding tyrosine-type recombinase/integrase — protein sequence MTDLQLQDDAHTPAPRPRGTADDLAHATTAWLAAKKPTTRDAYRRDLDSWAAFCTRTGRHPLLARKPDADLYGAHLQDRTAGPGLTASSAARRMAAVSSWYRYLIACDLHDRNPFAAAERPRVDRDHTATAFLDEPSARRLLAAALARPGLTGLRDTAMVRLMLQLGVRVTEVCALTPAALGTTGGQRTVTIHGKGGKRVVRALPPAAAEALDRYVAARETAARQRPQDPAPGQAPLPAPRDPATPAPEPDPLFTTAAGRPVDRTHVFRLVRSLAREAGLPHPDTITPHSLRHTFATLATDRGADLDDLQDAMGHADPRTTRRYQRSARRLERDPAHLVAAALG from the coding sequence GTGACGGACCTTCAACTCCAGGACGACGCCCACACCCCCGCACCCCGCCCCCGCGGCACCGCCGACGACCTCGCCCACGCCACCACAGCCTGGCTCGCCGCGAAGAAACCCACCACCCGCGACGCCTACCGCCGCGACCTCGACTCCTGGGCCGCATTCTGCACCCGCACCGGCCGCCACCCCCTGCTCGCCCGCAAACCCGACGCCGACCTCTACGGCGCCCACCTCCAGGACCGCACCGCCGGCCCCGGCCTCACCGCCTCCTCCGCCGCCCGCCGGATGGCCGCCGTCTCCTCCTGGTACCGCTACCTCATCGCCTGCGACCTGCACGACCGCAACCCCTTCGCCGCCGCCGAACGCCCCCGCGTCGACCGCGACCACACCGCCACCGCGTTCCTCGACGAACCCTCCGCCCGCCGCCTGCTCGCCGCAGCACTTGCCCGCCCCGGCCTGACCGGCCTGCGCGACACCGCCATGGTCCGGCTCATGCTCCAACTCGGCGTACGCGTCACCGAAGTCTGCGCCCTGACCCCCGCCGCCCTCGGCACCACCGGCGGCCAACGCACCGTCACCATCCACGGCAAAGGCGGCAAACGCGTCGTACGCGCCCTACCCCCCGCCGCCGCCGAAGCCCTCGACCGCTACGTCGCCGCCCGCGAAACCGCCGCCCGGCAACGCCCGCAGGACCCGGCACCCGGCCAGGCACCGCTGCCCGCACCCCGCGACCCGGCCACCCCCGCCCCCGAACCCGACCCGCTCTTCACCACCGCCGCCGGCCGCCCGGTCGACCGCACCCACGTCTTCCGCCTCGTCCGCTCCCTCGCCCGCGAAGCCGGCCTGCCCCACCCCGACACCATCACCCCCCACTCCCTGCGCCACACCTTCGCCACCCTCGCCACCGACCGCGGCGCAGACCTCGACGACCTCCAGGACGCCATGGGCCACGCCGACCCCCGCACCACCCGCCGCTACCAGCGCTCCGCCCGCCGCCTCGAACGCGACCCCGCCCACCTCGTCGCCGCCGCCCTCGGCTGA
- a CDS encoding histidine phosphatase family protein produces MPTTPATQPPTALTAVRHGQSTANAAFAHAHATGALTVPITERDADLPLTDLGRAQAADLGARLADDPPQLVYCSPYRRARDTLEIALACLSEHGATAPARIRVDERLRDRETGSWEMLTEAALRDKFPEEIARREHVGRYYFRPPSGENLPDVQLRVRSVLAEALAEAAGTHLLIVAHDAVVLMLRMILDPLDEPGLLRLLDQHGAVGNATVNRWDLDPAADPPRLRLTRANDAAHLAPDRRTA; encoded by the coding sequence GTGCCGACCACGCCCGCGACGCAGCCGCCCACGGCGCTGACCGCCGTCCGCCACGGCCAGTCCACCGCCAACGCGGCCTTCGCACACGCCCACGCCACCGGCGCCCTCACCGTCCCGATCACCGAACGCGACGCCGACCTGCCGCTCACCGACCTCGGCCGCGCCCAAGCCGCCGACCTCGGCGCCCGCCTCGCCGACGACCCCCCGCAACTCGTCTACTGCTCCCCCTACCGCCGCGCCCGCGACACCCTCGAGATCGCCCTCGCCTGCCTCAGCGAACACGGCGCCACCGCACCCGCCCGCATCCGCGTCGACGAACGCCTGCGCGACCGCGAGACCGGCTCCTGGGAGATGCTCACCGAAGCCGCCCTGCGCGACAAATTCCCCGAAGAGATCGCCCGCCGCGAACACGTCGGCCGCTACTACTTCCGGCCCCCCAGCGGCGAGAACCTCCCCGACGTCCAACTGCGCGTCCGCTCCGTGCTCGCCGAGGCCCTCGCCGAAGCAGCCGGCACCCACCTGCTCATCGTCGCGCACGACGCCGTCGTCCTGATGCTCCGGATGATCCTCGACCCGCTCGACGAACCCGGACTCCTGCGCCTGCTCGACCAGCACGGCGCGGTCGGCAACGCCACCGTCAACCGCTGGGACCTCGACCCCGCCGCCGACCCCCCGCGCCTCAGGCTCACCCGCGCCAACGACGCCGCCCACCTCGCCCCGGACCGCCGCACCGCCTGA
- a CDS encoding MFS transporter, protein MDPTVQEQHGGLRSYLSLLRTPGAKGFSGAGFVARMPLSMIGIGTVLLVERETGSYAIAGTVSATAAFVQAIGSPALARLIDRRGQSAVAPPAALASAASLVGLILALRFRAPEWTFYLCAALAGLLMPSIGSMVRARWSKIYSGTATLHTAYAFESVVDEVVFLIGPVLVTFLTTQVAPSSGLSSVAAFLAVGTVALCVQRSTQPDPAPARGGSPLGALTVPAVRVLLLVFVGTGTLFGSVEVITVAFAQQHGHESAAGLLLAVYAFGSLVAGVVFGAIHLATPLPRKLLVLLCAMAITAVFLPLAGSMWQLAVTLLVAGFTIAPTLITSFALVEDLVPAALLTEGLAVENTGLALGVTLGGSIGGPLIDDLGAQHAFVLSSAGAVAAFIVAVLLRRGLRAAAV, encoded by the coding sequence GTGGACCCGACGGTGCAGGAGCAGCACGGCGGACTGCGCAGCTACCTGAGCCTGCTGCGGACGCCCGGGGCCAAGGGGTTCTCCGGGGCCGGGTTCGTCGCGCGCATGCCGCTGTCCATGATCGGTATCGGCACGGTGCTGCTGGTCGAGCGGGAGACCGGCAGCTACGCGATCGCCGGCACCGTCTCGGCCACCGCCGCCTTCGTCCAGGCGATCGGCTCGCCCGCGCTCGCCCGGCTGATCGACCGGCGCGGGCAGTCGGCCGTGGCCCCGCCGGCCGCGCTGGCCAGCGCCGCATCCCTGGTCGGGCTGATCCTCGCGCTCCGCTTCCGGGCGCCCGAATGGACGTTCTACCTCTGCGCGGCGCTCGCCGGCCTGCTGATGCCCTCGATCGGGTCGATGGTGCGGGCCCGCTGGTCGAAGATCTACTCGGGTACGGCGACGCTGCACACCGCCTACGCCTTCGAGTCCGTGGTCGACGAGGTCGTCTTCCTCATCGGGCCGGTGCTCGTGACGTTCCTGACCACGCAGGTCGCCCCCTCCAGCGGGCTGAGCTCGGTCGCGGCGTTCCTCGCCGTGGGCACCGTCGCGCTGTGCGTGCAACGCTCGACCCAGCCCGATCCGGCTCCGGCCCGCGGCGGCTCGCCGCTCGGCGCGCTCACGGTCCCGGCGGTGCGGGTGCTGCTGCTGGTGTTCGTCGGCACCGGGACGCTCTTCGGTTCGGTCGAGGTGATCACGGTGGCCTTCGCCCAGCAGCACGGGCACGAGTCGGCGGCCGGGCTGCTGCTCGCCGTCTACGCGTTCGGCTCTCTGGTCGCCGGCGTCGTGTTCGGCGCGATCCACCTGGCCACGCCGCTTCCGCGCAAGCTGCTGGTGCTGCTGTGCGCGATGGCGATCACAGCCGTGTTCCTGCCGCTGGCCGGAAGCATGTGGCAGCTGGCGGTGACGCTGCTGGTGGCCGGGTTCACCATCGCGCCGACCCTGATCACGTCGTTCGCGCTGGTCGAGGATCTCGTGCCGGCGGCGCTGCTGACCGAGGGCCTGGCGGTGGAGAACACCGGGCTGGCTCTGGGCGTCACCTTGGGCGGCTCGATCGGCGGTCCGCTGATCGACGACCTCGGCGCCCAGCACGCGTTCGTGCTGAGCTCGGCCGGCGCGGTCGCGGCCTTCATCGTGGCCGTGCTGCTGCGCCGTGGGCTGCGCGCCGCAGCCGTATGA
- a CDS encoding PPOX class F420-dependent oxidoreductase, which translates to MVQITDSVEQLLKQPVFVQLGTIRPDGQPQVNPMWFVWDGEFVWFTHTTFRQKYKNIQHEPRVSIAFLDARNPYGYVEVRGVVERVDADPEGELYQRLSAHYNGEATVPPDAKDRVAIAVRPTKIIDAR; encoded by the coding sequence ATGGTGCAGATCACTGATTCCGTGGAGCAGCTGCTCAAGCAGCCCGTCTTCGTCCAGCTCGGCACGATCCGCCCGGACGGCCAGCCGCAGGTGAACCCGATGTGGTTCGTCTGGGACGGGGAGTTCGTCTGGTTCACCCACACGACCTTCCGGCAGAAGTACAAGAACATCCAGCACGAGCCGCGTGTCTCGATCGCGTTCCTGGACGCGCGCAACCCGTACGGTTACGTCGAGGTGCGCGGCGTGGTCGAGCGCGTCGACGCCGACCCGGAGGGCGAGCTCTACCAGCGGCTGTCCGCGCACTACAACGGCGAGGCCACGGTGCCCCCGGACGCGAAGGACCGGGTCGCGATCGCGGTGCGGCCGACGAAGATCATCGACGCGCGCTAG
- a CDS encoding cupin domain-containing protein, with protein MTSFDLSAPFALEVADAELTEYPLDPEQIHAGDPRVASLTLHEEFDPATGRIVERGIWEITPGVVADVEADELFVVLSGRATIEFADGPTLEVGPGSVAVLPEGAVTRWTVHETLRKVYQITSAAESEA; from the coding sequence GTGACGTCCTTCGATCTTTCCGCGCCCTTCGCCCTCGAGGTGGCCGACGCCGAGCTCACCGAGTACCCGCTCGACCCCGAGCAGATCCACGCCGGCGACCCGCGGGTGGCCAGCCTGACCCTGCACGAGGAGTTCGACCCGGCCACCGGCCGCATCGTCGAGCGCGGCATCTGGGAGATCACCCCGGGCGTGGTCGCCGACGTGGAGGCGGACGAGCTGTTCGTCGTGCTAAGCGGCCGCGCCACGATCGAGTTCGCCGACGGCCCGACCCTCGAGGTCGGACCGGGCTCGGTGGCCGTGCTGCCGGAGGGCGCCGTCACCCGCTGGACCGTACACGAGACGCTGCGCAAGGTGTACCAGATCACCTCGGCCGCCGAGTCCGAAGCATAA
- a CDS encoding SRPBCC domain-containing protein has translation MDVVRHGVLTRLGELWTLRYERELGRPPEEVWAALTQAEQLGQWFPSGVKGEWAVGAPLEFTFGGQELPPMPGTVLQVREPRVLEYLWGPDTLKFDLTVGGAGTRLELLVTLEELGKAARDGAGWHECLDLLETHLDGGRLWRPGERWGELAPVYVAAFGPDAATVAPPEGWTVPEDEPV, from the coding sequence ATGGACGTGGTGCGGCACGGGGTACTGACCCGGCTCGGCGAATTGTGGACGCTGCGGTACGAACGCGAGCTCGGCCGCCCGCCGGAGGAGGTCTGGGCCGCGCTGACCCAGGCGGAGCAGCTGGGCCAGTGGTTCCCCAGCGGCGTGAAGGGCGAGTGGGCGGTGGGGGCGCCGCTCGAGTTCACCTTCGGCGGCCAGGAGCTGCCGCCGATGCCGGGCACGGTGCTGCAGGTGCGCGAGCCGCGGGTGCTGGAGTACCTGTGGGGTCCGGACACGCTCAAGTTCGACCTGACCGTGGGCGGGGCCGGCACCCGGCTGGAGCTGCTGGTGACGCTGGAGGAACTGGGCAAGGCCGCGCGGGACGGGGCGGGCTGGCACGAGTGCCTGGATCTGCTCGAGACGCACCTCGACGGCGGCCGGCTGTGGCGCCCGGGCGAGCGGTGGGGCGAACTCGCGCCGGTGTACGTCGCGGCGTTCGGGCCGGACGCGGCCACGGTGGCGCCTCCGGAGGGCTGGACCGTGCCGGAGGACGAGCCGGTGTGA
- a CDS encoding peroxiredoxin-like family protein, with product MEGEMTRNASGRVSAEVSGEQRAAGSRGAVRIAPFDVVGRRELRTVEGEAVAVPDAGQLTHLQFRRFAGCPVCNLHLRSMTRRESEIKAAGVREVVFFHAPADELRRYVADIPFAVVGDPEKVAYREFGVEAAPRALLDPRVWPTIARAVGVGLWDVLRGRKPMLPSGTPHGGRVGLPADFLIAPDGTVLAVKYGAHAGDQWSVDELLGLVREVRWSGQAGV from the coding sequence GTGGAGGGCGAAATGACGCGTAATGCCTCGGGGCGGGTCTCGGCAGAGGTCTCAGGGGAGCAGCGGGCGGCCGGTTCGCGCGGAGCGGTGCGGATTGCACCGTTCGACGTGGTCGGGCGGCGGGAGTTGCGCACAGTGGAGGGGGAGGCGGTGGCGGTGCCGGATGCGGGGCAGTTGACGCATCTTCAGTTCCGTCGCTTCGCCGGGTGTCCGGTGTGCAACCTGCATCTGCGGTCGATGACGCGGCGGGAATCGGAGATCAAGGCAGCGGGGGTGCGTGAGGTGGTGTTCTTCCATGCGCCGGCCGATGAGTTGCGGCGTTATGTCGCGGATATCCCGTTCGCGGTGGTGGGTGATCCGGAGAAGGTGGCGTATCGGGAGTTCGGGGTGGAGGCGGCGCCGCGGGCGTTGTTGGATCCGCGGGTGTGGCCGACGATCGCGCGGGCGGTGGGGGTGGGCCTGTGGGACGTGCTGCGGGGTCGTAAGCCGATGTTGCCGTCGGGTACTCCGCACGGGGGTCGGGTCGGGTTGCCTGCGGACTTCCTGATCGCGCCGGACGGGACGGTGCTGGCCGTGAAGTACGGCGCGCATGCCGGTGATCAGTGGTCGGTGGACGAGCTGCTGGGGTTGGTGCGGGAGGTGAGGTGGTCTGGGCAGGCGGGGGTGTGA
- a CDS encoding DUF6924 domain-containing protein → MTRSMSMAGRDDYDALVVRTAYGDDQAWDELRRQLLGARGVDCKAGVWFIDDPAWAGASTDEVLEASRLDPGCCVVFIADAVAMEAARHALLAVTTDTRESLGDEEYEAETVFGREFRVAPGAVLPIEADRLLGRCDFRDYCCAAHEQPDGVFRGFEGAEPGWWGDGGAA, encoded by the coding sequence GTGACCCGCTCCATGTCGATGGCAGGCCGCGACGATTACGACGCGCTGGTGGTACGAACCGCGTACGGCGACGATCAGGCTTGGGACGAACTCAGGCGCCAGCTGCTCGGGGCGCGAGGTGTGGACTGCAAAGCCGGCGTCTGGTTCATCGATGATCCTGCCTGGGCTGGGGCGAGTACTGACGAGGTGCTTGAGGCGAGCCGTCTGGACCCGGGCTGCTGTGTGGTGTTCATCGCCGACGCGGTGGCCATGGAAGCAGCACGCCACGCGCTTCTCGCGGTGACCACGGACACGCGCGAGAGTCTGGGTGACGAAGAGTACGAAGCGGAGACCGTGTTCGGACGCGAGTTCCGGGTCGCTCCCGGCGCTGTGCTTCCGATCGAGGCGGATCGTCTTCTCGGAAGATGCGATTTTCGGGACTACTGCTGTGCTGCGCACGAGCAGCCCGATGGGGTGTTCCGCGGTTTCGAAGGCGCAGAGCCAGGGTGGTGGGGTGATGGAGGAGCCGCGTGA
- a CDS encoding TetR/AcrR family transcriptional regulator, with protein sequence MPRPRSLTPRRLAQAALDVLDRDGATGLSMRAVAAELHLSTMGLYRYVTDRDELERLIVDLVLEDLDDRTSEEEPWQERITQLAHRAREAVLLHPAAIPLLLTHRQDSTHAQRWGEAILAVLGDAGFDGTTRAIAFRTLLSYILGALQVQHHGPLDGPGTKALADLPADRYPHLAHTARAAAHIDPAEEFRVGLATVLRGLRP encoded by the coding sequence ATGCCGCGCCCCCGCTCCCTCACCCCCCGCCGACTCGCCCAAGCCGCCCTCGACGTCCTCGACCGCGACGGCGCCACCGGCCTGTCCATGCGCGCCGTCGCCGCCGAACTGCACCTGAGCACCATGGGCCTCTACCGCTACGTCACCGACCGCGACGAACTCGAACGCCTCATCGTCGACCTCGTCCTAGAAGACCTCGATGACCGCACCAGCGAAGAAGAACCCTGGCAGGAGCGCATCACCCAGCTCGCCCACCGCGCCCGCGAAGCCGTCCTGCTCCACCCCGCCGCGATCCCCCTGCTGCTCACCCACCGCCAGGACTCCACCCACGCCCAACGCTGGGGCGAAGCCATCCTCGCCGTCCTCGGCGACGCTGGCTTCGACGGCACCACCCGCGCCATCGCCTTCCGCACCCTGCTCAGCTACATCCTCGGCGCACTCCAGGTCCAACACCACGGCCCCCTCGACGGCCCCGGCACCAAAGCCCTCGCCGACCTGCCCGCCGACCGCTACCCCCACCTCGCCCACACCGCCCGAGCCGCCGCCCACATCGACCCCGCCGAAGAATTCCGCGTGGGCCTCGCGACCGTGCTCAGAGGCCTACGGCCCTAA